Proteins found in one Quercus robur chromosome 2, dhQueRobu3.1, whole genome shotgun sequence genomic segment:
- the LOC126695848 gene encoding receptor-like protein 52, translating to MTITTIFLSFLDKEQQTVLLKLKQHWQNPPSLSHWQNPPSLSHLNSSHHCNWPEITCTNGLVTQLLLQNKNINQTVPPFICDLKNLTVIDLSYNFISQEFPKALYNCSKLEELDLSQNYFNGTIPIDIHRLSHLRRLNLGANNFYGNIPASIGQLTELRTLQLFQCAFNGSFPPDIGNLFKLESLQLAYNVNMTAAELPSSFTELKKLKFLWVTASNLNGEIPDTIGEMEALVHLDLAINNLTGKIPSSLFMPKNLSIVFLYRNQLSGEIPRVVEALNIDFIDLFDNKLTGSIPDDFGRLRNMKDISLFSISYLEKSQTILAVFQV from the coding sequence atgacCATAACAACTATCTTCCTCTCCTTCCTTGACAAAGAACAACAAACAGTCCTCCTGAAACTAAAGCAACATTGGCAAAACCCACCATCTCTAAGCCACTGGCAAAATCCACCATCTCTAAGCCACTTAAACTCCTCCCACCATTGTAACTGGCCAGAGATCACCTGCACCAACGGCTTAGTCACCCAACTACTTCTTCAAAACAAGAACATCAACCAAACAGTCCCACCCTTCATCTGTGACCTCAAGAACCTCACAGTCATTGACCTTTCATACAACTTCATTTCTCAAGAGTTTCCTAAAGCTCTCTACAACTGTTCCAAGCTTGAAGAGCTCGACCTCTCGCAAAATTACTTCAACGGCACAATCCCCATTGACATTCACCGCTTGTCTCACCTGCGCCGCCTCAACCTTGGAGCCAACAACTTCTATGGTAACATTCCAGCATCTATTGGACAGTTAACAGAGCTAAGGACGCTTCAGCTTTTCCAGTGTGCGTTTAATGGTTCTTTCCCGCCAGATATAGGCAACTTGTTTAAACTTGAGTCACTGCAGTTGGCATATAATGTAAACATGACAGCAGCAGAGTTGCCTTCGAGTTTCACGGAGTTGAAGAAGCTTAAGTTTTTATGGGTTACTGCGTCTAATTTGAATGGGGAAATCCCAGACACGATTGGAGAAATGGAGGCTTTGGTGCATTTGGATTTGGCAATAAACAATCTGACTGGGAAAATTCCGAGCAGTTTGTTTATGCCAAAGAATTTAAGTATTGTGTTTCTTTATAGAAACCAATTGTCTGGGGAGATTCCTCGGGTTGTTGAAGCATTAAACATTGATTTTATTGACCTCTTCGATAATAAATTGACTGGAAGCATACCTGATGATTTTGGCAGACTCAGAAACATGAAAGATATAAGTTTGTTTTCAATCAGTTATCTGGAAAAATCTCAGACAATATTGGCTGTCTTCCAAGTCTGA
- the LOC126712762 gene encoding glutamate receptor 2.8-like translates to MKIPTRIAFSFLFFIILSKSNFLAKAQNRTISVNVGVILDFDTWTGKMGLSCINMARADFYASNSYYKTRLLLSSRDSKSDVVEAAAAALDLIKNVELQAIIGPENSMQAKFIIDLGEKAQVPIVAFSTTSPSLTSLRSPYFFQAAQSSSSQVKAISEIVQAYGWREVVPIYIDNEYGQVIIPFLIDALQEVDVRVPYRSFIPPLASDDHIGEELFKLMTMQPRVFIVHMPVDLGSRLFTKAKEIGMMSEGYVWIITSGMTDSIRSIESLARDSMQGVLGVKTYVPKTIELENFTLRWKTKFHQDNLNIMDVELNVRGLWAYDAASALARAIEKVGTTNFGFENTTGSSNFTDLATIGVSRNGPKLHQALLDTKFSGLAGEFSLQNGQLQSSTFQIINVNGNGERGVAFWTPENGLIRELNSTNTSMYSTLRSNLGPVIWPGDSSSVPKGWEIPTNGKKLRVGVPVNDGFFEFVQVERDASTNTTNVQGYSIDIFKAVMKALPYNVDYEFIPFVKPNGESAGTYNDMVYQVYLGNFDAVAGDTTIIANRTNYIDFTLPYTESGVTMVVPIKDNERKNAWVFLKPLTWDLWITSGLFFVFIGFVVWVLEHRVNEEFRGPPSHEIGTSLWYSFSTMVFAQKESLLSNLARFVVIIWVFVVLILTQSYTASLTSLLTVQQLQPTITNVNQLIKNGEYVGYQEGSFVMGILQEMKFDPSKLRTYKSTKECHDLFSKGSANGGIAAAFDDIPCMKSLLSKYCSKYTMVQSIYKTDGFGFVFPKGSPFISDVSWAVLNVTEGEQMKEIEKKWLGDQSDCPSSNTQVSSGSLSLESFWGLFLIAGIASLSALIISFSMFLYKERQQIWIRFHSKNSIWRRICHALKIFDNKDLSSHTFRNKALKDRDDIDYVHDISASDASPSTNCPTSPISCSVHMEPEFTFSEDSGTPSREYVVPNPRGHAFLSAGANEQIGFPNLSQEGPRTQEIALENC, encoded by the exons ATGAAGATCCCTACAAGAATtgccttttcatttttgttcttCATTATTCTTTCTAAAAGTAATTTCTTGGCCAAGGCACAAAACAGGACAATCTCAGTTAACGTGGGTGTGATTCTTGACTTCGATACATGGACTGGGAAGATGGGTCTGAGTTGCATCAACATGGCCCGTGCAGACTTCTATGCCTCCAATAGTTACTACAAGACTAGGCTACTTCTTAGTTCCAGAGACTCCAAAAGTGATGTTGTTGAAGCAGCCGCTGCAG CTCTAGACTTGATAAAAAATGTAGAATTGCAAGCCATCATAGGGCCAGAAAATTCTATGCAAGCCAAGTTTATCATCGATCTTGGGGAGAAAGCCCAAGTGCCCATTGTAGCATTCTCAACAACAAGCCCTTCTCTTACTTCACTTCGAAGTCCATATTTTTTTCAAGCCGCTCAAAGTAGCTCTTCTCAAGTGAAAGCTATAAGTGAAATTGTTCAAGCCTATGGATGGAGAGAAGTCGTGCCAATCTATATTGATAATGAGTACGGACAGGTTATAATACCCTTCTTGATTGATGCCTTGCAAGAAGTTGATGTCCGTGTCCCTTACCGAAGTTTCATTCCTCCATTGGCCTCAGATGACCACATTGGTGAAGAACTTTTTAAGTTGATGACAATGCAACCTAGAGTCTTTATAGTGCACATGCCAGTTGATCTTGGTTCTCGGCTTTTCACCAAGGCAAAAGAGATTGGAATGATGAGTGAAGGTTATGTTTGGATCATTACTAGTGGGATGACCGATTCCATTCGCTCGATAGAATCTTTAGCACGTGATTCAATGCAAGGGGTATTGGGTGTAAAGACTTATGTTCCAAAAACAATTGAGCTTGAAAATTTTACACTTCGATGGAAAACAAAATTCCATCAAGACAATCTAAACATTATGGATGTTGAATTGAATGTTAGGGGACTTTGGGCATATGATGCTGCTTCAGCACTAGCTAGGGCAATTGAGAAGGTTGGGACTACAAATTTTGGCTTTGAAAATACAACTGGTTCAAGCAACTTTACTGATCTTGCAACTATAGGGGTCTCTCGAAATGGTCCAAAACTTCACCAAGCATTATTGGACACCAAATTTAGTGGCCTAGCTGGAGAGTTTAGTCTCCAAAATGGTCAACTACAATCATCAacttttcaaataattaatgtGAATGGTAATGGAGAAAGAGGGGTTGCATTTTGGACTCCAGAAAATGGACTCATTAGGGAATTGAATTCTACAAACACAAGCATGTATTCCACTTTGAGAAGCAACCTAGGACCTGTTATATGGCCTGGTGATTCAAGTTCTGTCCCTAAAGGTTGGGAGATTCCAACAAATGGGAAGAAGTTGAGAGTAGGTGTTCCAGTGAACGAtggtttttttgaatttgttcaGGTGGAACGTGATGCTAGCACTAACACGACAAATGTCCAAGGGTACAGCATAGACATCTTCAAGGCTGTAATGAAAGCTTTACCATATAATGTTGACTACGAGTTCATTCCTTTTGTAAAGCCTAATGGTGAAAGCGCTGGTACATATAATGATATGGTGTATCAAGTATATCTTGGG AACTTCGATGCTGTGGCTGGAGATACAACTATCATTGCAAATAGGACTAACTATATTGACTTCACGTTGCCGTACACGGAATCTGGAGTAACAATGGTAGTGCCAATCAAAGACAATGAGAGGAAAAACGCATGGGTGTTCTTGAAGCCATTAACTTGGGACCTTTGGATAACAAgtgggcttttctttgtctTCATTGGTTTTGTGGTCTGGGTTCTTGAACATCGAGTAAATGAAGAATTTCGGGGGCCTCCATCACATGAGATTGGAACAAGCTTATGGTACTCCTTCTCAACCATGGTTTTTGCACAAA AGGAGTCCCTATTAAGCAATTTAGCAAGGTTTGTGGTTATCATATGGGTTTTCGTGGTGCTTATTCTCACTCAAAGTTACACAGCAAGTTTGACATCACTCTTAACAGTACAACAGCTGCAACCAACTATTACTAATGTCAACCAACTTATTAAGAATGGGGAGTATGTGGGCTACCAAGAAGGTTCTTTTGTTATGGGAATTCTACAAGAAATGAAGTTTGACCCATCTAAGCTTCGGACATATAAATCTACAAAAGAATGTCATGATCTTTTTTCAAAAGGTAGTGCAAATGGAGGTATAGCTGCTGCTTTTGATGACATCCCCTGTATGAAGAGTTTACTATCAAAATATTGCTCCAAGTATACCATGGTTCAATCCATATATAAAACTGATGGGTTTGGCTTT GTCTTCCCAAAAGGTTCCCCTTTCATATCTGATGTTTCATGGGCAGTCTTAAATGTGACTGAAGGAGAGCAAatgaaagaaattgaaaaaaaatggcTAGGGGACCAAAGTGATTGTCCAAGCTCCAACACCCAAGTTTCTTCAGGTAGTCTTAGCCTTGAAAGCTTTTGGGGCCTATTCCTCATCGCTGGCATTGCTTCCTTATCAGCTCTCATCATCTCCTTCTCCATGTTCCTTTACAAGGAGAGGCAGCAAATTTGGATCCGCTTTCATTCAAAAAACTCAATATGGAGAAGAATTTGTCATGCCTTAAAAATCTTTGACAACAAAGACCTCAGCTCGCATACTTTTAGGAACAAAGCATTGAAAGATAGAGATGACATTGACTATGTTCACGATATAAGTGCAAGTGATGCCTCACCAAGTACTAACTGCCCAACAAGTCCAATAAGCTGTTCAGTCCACATGGAACCCGAATTTACTTTTTCAGAAGATTCAGGAACACCTTCTAGAGAATATGTCGTTCCGAATCCACGTGGTCATGCATTTCTATCTGCAGGAGCTAATGAGCAAATTGGTTTCCCAAATCTAAGTCAAGAGGGTCCAAGAACCCAAGAAATAGCTCTAGAAAACtgttaa